One Ignavibacterium sp. DNA segment encodes these proteins:
- a CDS encoding T9SS type A sorting domain-containing protein, with translation MLKKVLTLIISVFTLGSLSAQSFIGSLNPHPVQKKVIDAVDTVKILAVMVNFQEDKDGTTFGNGKFGSIYSQNYGSNILDPLPHDKDYFESHLTFVKNYFQKVSNGKVLIQFTILPDTFSVSKTMRNYAPAPGSNDLTPIGNFAQEVWNKTDQLNPTFNFSDFDLFLIFHAGVGRDISLPGSLGNERDLPSVYLSETTLKNIYGNSFTGFPVLNGSFAITNSMIIPETESRELETLTGKFLFEISINGLLVASVASHLGLPDLFDTETGYSAIGRFGLMDGQSIFAYNGCFPPEPSAWEKIYLGWAEAEVINPGDHFITLAAKLASSVSDTVILKVPLNSSEYFLIENRQRDVNNDGANLVYKSNGNIINRKFTKDTTGFYSYDTDSLAGVVLDVDEFDWALPGNGIVIWHIDDNVINEKLTENKINTNKNRRGVDVEEADGIQDIGEKFVTIFGDQVIGEGTYEDFWYAGNKALLYKNVFSKTTRPDSRTNTGANSLITIKNFSAVSNKMSFKVEYGDSIIKPLFSFGITGLQDITSLTGFGIDNKFFAVNSNTSLQVFNNDSLLFTAFNFSDFKPASFNIGNTSYLVGIKQIDTVQQYPSRINIIGFDGNQFNSYSVDAGYFLTTTPVVRKTITESYQVLAGTNNGKILIFNFNDLLSGSAAATEQPIEDGTEITQIASVDFKIFAIGSKNGADSNYDFIYSDGKLIKFDDEKLFKLAVAKDNKGNDLAIVTSEKSGNYFANVLLSEQIINKFELPSLQSAVNYSLADIKNDRNIYLVTASDTKLYAYSLNGSMADNFPFISKSSETFEGIALAADIEGDSKSEIIFYTDTGKLYSIDGGTGKIVNSFPISFGYELSTSPILFLADNKINIAGVDTTQSFKGWSISGTEGRLDWTDQFANQMNQSFITNALANNSVNEFFPERKAYNYPNPVYGNQTAIRYYVSEDSKINIKIFDLAGDYVAEINDNAQGGMDNETLWSVNDIQSGVYLARIEAAGSSGKTESVVIKIAVVK, from the coding sequence ATGTTAAAAAAAGTTCTAACCCTGATAATTTCAGTTTTTACTTTGGGCAGTTTATCTGCCCAAAGTTTTATTGGAAGTCTTAATCCACATCCTGTTCAAAAAAAAGTTATTGATGCTGTTGATACTGTTAAGATATTGGCAGTAATGGTAAATTTTCAGGAAGATAAAGATGGAACAACTTTTGGAAATGGAAAATTTGGCTCTATCTATTCTCAGAATTATGGCTCAAATATCCTTGATCCTTTACCACACGATAAAGATTATTTTGAATCGCATCTGACTTTTGTTAAGAACTATTTTCAAAAAGTTTCCAACGGAAAAGTTCTAATACAGTTTACTATACTGCCTGATACTTTTTCAGTCTCAAAAACTATGCGTAATTATGCACCTGCTCCTGGTTCGAATGACTTAACACCAATTGGAAATTTTGCACAGGAAGTCTGGAATAAAACTGATCAGTTAAATCCAACTTTCAATTTTTCAGATTTTGATTTGTTTCTAATATTTCATGCTGGAGTTGGACGAGATATTTCATTACCCGGCAGTCTTGGCAACGAAAGAGATTTGCCTTCAGTTTATTTGAGTGAAACTACTTTAAAAAATATTTATGGAAACAGTTTTACCGGTTTTCCTGTTCTGAATGGATCGTTCGCTATTACAAATAGTATGATCATTCCTGAAACTGAAAGCAGGGAACTTGAAACACTAACCGGAAAATTTTTATTTGAAATAAGTATTAACGGACTTCTTGTTGCAAGTGTTGCAAGTCATCTTGGATTACCAGACCTTTTTGATACTGAAACAGGCTATAGCGCAATTGGCAGATTTGGATTGATGGATGGACAGTCAATTTTTGCTTACAATGGGTGTTTTCCGCCTGAGCCATCAGCCTGGGAAAAAATATATTTGGGCTGGGCAGAAGCAGAAGTAATAAATCCCGGAGATCATTTTATAACTTTAGCAGCTAAACTAGCTTCTTCAGTTTCGGATACTGTTATTCTTAAAGTGCCGCTTAATTCGTCTGAGTATTTTTTAATTGAAAACAGACAAAGAGATGTTAATAATGACGGGGCAAATCTTGTTTATAAATCAAATGGTAATATTATAAACAGAAAATTTACTAAGGATACAACAGGATTTTACAGCTATGATACTGATTCTTTAGCAGGAGTTGTGCTTGATGTAGATGAATTTGATTGGGCTTTACCGGGTAACGGAATTGTTATCTGGCACATTGATGATAATGTTATAAATGAAAAGTTAACTGAAAATAAAATCAATACAAATAAAAACAGACGCGGTGTTGACGTTGAAGAAGCAGATGGCATTCAGGATATTGGAGAAAAATTTGTAACGATTTTTGGTGATCAGGTCATTGGTGAAGGAACTTATGAAGATTTTTGGTATGCAGGTAATAAAGCGTTACTGTATAAAAATGTTTTTTCAAAGACTACCCGACCTGACAGCAGAACTAATACTGGTGCAAACAGTTTAATTACTATTAAAAATTTTTCTGCTGTTTCAAATAAAATGTCCTTCAAGGTTGAGTATGGTGACTCAATAATTAAACCATTGTTTTCATTTGGTATAACAGGTTTACAAGATATTACAAGCTTAACGGGTTTTGGGATTGATAATAAATTCTTTGCAGTCAATTCGAATACTTCTTTGCAAGTTTTTAACAATGATTCTCTTTTATTTACTGCCTTTAACTTTTCCGACTTTAAACCTGCATCATTCAATATCGGGAATACAAGTTATTTGGTTGGCATTAAACAAATTGATACTGTGCAGCAGTATCCATCAAGAATTAATATCATCGGCTTTGATGGAAACCAATTCAATTCATACTCAGTTGATGCTGGTTATTTTTTAACAACTACACCGGTTGTAAGAAAAACAATTACTGAATCTTATCAGGTTTTAGCCGGTACCAACAACGGAAAAATTTTAATATTTAATTTTAATGACCTGTTAAGCGGAAGTGCTGCTGCAACTGAACAACCAATTGAAGACGGCACAGAAATAACACAAATAGCATCTGTTGATTTTAAAATATTTGCTATCGGAAGTAAAAATGGAGCTGATTCAAATTATGATTTTATTTATTCCGATGGGAAGTTAATTAAGTTTGATGATGAAAAACTTTTTAAGCTTGCTGTTGCAAAAGATAATAAAGGAAATGATTTGGCGATTGTAACTTCAGAAAAGAGCGGTAATTATTTTGCTAATGTTCTATTGTCTGAACAGATTATCAATAAATTTGAATTACCTTCATTACAATCAGCAGTTAACTATTCTCTCGCTGATATTAAAAATGACAGGAATATCTATCTTGTTACTGCATCAGATACAAAACTATATGCTTATTCATTAAATGGCTCAATGGCGGATAACTTTCCATTTATCTCAAAATCATCTGAGACTTTTGAAGGGATAGCTCTTGCAGCAGATATTGAAGGAGATAGCAAATCTGAAATTATCTTTTATACAGATACAGGCAAACTTTATTCAATTGATGGAGGAACGGGAAAAATTGTAAACAGTTTCCCGATTTCATTCGGATATGAATTAAGTACTTCTCCAATTTTATTTTTAGCTGACAATAAAATAAATATTGCCGGAGTTGATACTACTCAATCTTTTAAAGGATGGTCAATTTCAGGCACAGAAGGAAGATTAGATTGGACTGACCAATTTGCCAATCAAATGAATCAATCATTTATAACCAATGCACTTGCAAATAATTCTGTAAATGAATTTTTTCCAGAGCGTAAAGCATATAATTATCCTAATCCTGTTTACGGAAATCAGACTGCAATAAGATATTATGTTAGTGAAGATTCCAAAATAAATATTAAAATATTTGACCTGGCAGGAGATTATGTTGCTGAGATAAATGATAATGCTCAGGGAGGGATGGATAATGAAACTTTGTGGAGTGTAAATGATATTCAAAGCGGTGTTTATCTTGCCAGAATTGAAGCTGCAGGTTCAAGCGGTAAAACAGAATCAGTTGTAATTAAAATAGCTGTGGTAAAGTAA